The genome window ACTGAAGATTTCACAGACAGCGCAACTCAGCCGAGGACCCGATCTGATCATCTCCAAAATCGGCTTCCTCCAGTAGCTTGTCTTCAAAGAGTGTCGCAACCGCCATCGAAGAATCCCAAGAATCTATTCCATCGAAACAACTTCCTGCATCCGTACTCCATCAAAACGGCCAGTGATTTATCCGTCAGTTCTGCGCTAGGTTTGAGGACCAGGCGCAGGCTAAGAAGGTGGCCAATGAGACGACTCGGAAGAAGACGGAAGCGACTCTTGCCAAGGGCAAGACTGCCAAGACGAAGAAACACAGGCGATTtgtttctaacagcttttctgattggttcTAGGAATACTAATATAAATACTAATAATatcaatgataataatattgtGCAATGAATAATGATGGTGCTATCTAACATTATTAGTAGACACATTTATCATGCAGATGATATTATGTTTTTTACTTAATCTTTGACTGATCTTTGACAAGCTCGTACTCATGCGATGTTGGAAAGTCAGAGCTATTAACGCGTACGATACAAATTTCAtccataaatttccactcagcagaTTGCCACGGCAACCAATCAGAGATAAGTGCGTTTCACAAAATAAATATGATGAACAGCTGTAATGTGAAATGGAGTGGGAAATCATGATTGTCGTCACAAGTGTGATAACAATCTATGTAGATGAGGTAGTTTATGATAGGATGTGTACAGGTGGAGTACATAAGGCAATAAAGATACACATTATTATAATTTCATAAcactagtcatctatacactcattcttgtcacacgacaaATTTCGAtaaagtcatgtaaacgtttgTTTTTCagccgacctccgtccagaaacaatcctgaaatgttgaaaacttggggtcggcgcactcatgccagtagcaattgccgaatagggtgcaactctactagtcttattacaagactgccctaccccaaccctaaccctaaactccgtaaacgaggactggactcaagtctagcaagttgcaccctattcggtaattgtaccccaGTTTATCCTAAAGTATATGTGAGTGGACCTGCgccgaatcagccgtaaactcagtaaattgtattctgagttaaagtgtaaaatgtatgtgaaggtcgtattcataggtgtatcaattagctaagacaagtatcttatcaaacgctgtttaaatcaatcaataatactactgctgaagaggataataagcttctacctatttctatagaatagttcttgtctttgtttgctttggctaaatcctgttcaagtggtagataacaaagcattgtattttgtctaggtatgtataatcaacaatga of Amphiura filiformis chromosome 14, Afil_fr2py, whole genome shotgun sequence contains these proteins:
- the LOC140168980 gene encoding uncharacterized protein — its product is MRNAALLQPIGASTRNFGVGDLPITGSRSVSSHGVYSSNFSSPSKTTSRVPSYTEDFTDSATQPRTRSDHLQNRLPPVACLQRVSQPPSKNPKNLFHRNNFLHPYSIKTASDLSVSSALGLRTRRRLRRWPMRRLGRRRKRLLPRARLPRRRNTGDLFLTAFLIGSRNTNINTNNINDNNIVQ